One genomic region from Pagrus major chromosome 24, Pma_NU_1.0 encodes:
- the LOC140992130 gene encoding uncharacterized protein codes for MDKLDEVAIATLRAANIGEDLLHSLSRDDIKDLFPGPENFLRRRAIWLVVNKDEKVDTVPEIQQSPPTGGSDLSKEEANTSKFVTMSNPEYIVFTDSELEQVRRSYFEQKRLGTEHNVTLSKELFCRLIRNTMTNMISIARATEDSRYPTKHEVNAMAKRLVDYYPMIKDRSSNNEWEHVAKKLMKRLSNVRSPKKAKGPPSKKPRQEVSSDVATTDYDGDSSTSTIILERSPVSPMGIPVDLSPRTSTPAQNRNSSDEESCSVDIMDSQTIQARHYKTLQEMYKSKKPNKAAVTHLLNMEFESRRRFITSDVLKEQDRATKILEAYPCFRELDHVLDELQRIIQPTNSQYISEMQNRWKTF; via the exons CTGCTAATATTGGAGAAGACTTACTCCACTCGCTTTCCCGAGACGACATCAAAGACCTCTTTCCTGGTCCTGAAAATTTCTTGAGGCGGCGGGCTATATGGcttgttgtaaataaagatgaaaag GTGGATACTGTTCCCGAAATTCAGCAATCACCCCCCACTGGAGGCAGTGACCTTTCAAAAGAGGAGGCCAATACTTCTAAATTTGTGACTATGTCAAACCCAGAATACATAGTCTTCACAGACAGTGAGCTTGAACAGGTGCGACGCTCCTACTTTGAACAGAAACGGCTGGGGACCGAGCACAATGTGACCCTATCCAAGGAGCTCTTCTGCCGACTCATAAGAAACACTATGACTAACATGATCTCCATCgcaagagccacagaggactcCAGATACCCCACCAAACATGAGGTGAATGCCATGGCAAAGCGACTGGTGGATTACTATCCAATGATAAAAGACAGGTCATCAAACAATGAGTGG GAGCATGTTGCCAAAAAGCTCATGAAGAGACTCTCAAATGTCAGAAGTCCAAAGAAGGCCAAAGGTCCTCCTTCCAAGAAACCACGACAAGAAGTCAGTTCAGACGTTGCAACTACTGACTATGATGGAGATTCCAGTACATCCACCATTATTCTGGAACGGTCACCTGTTAGTCCCATGGGCATCCCAGTAGATCTGTCACCTAGAACCAGCACCCCAGCGCAGAACCGGAACAGCAGTGATGAAGAAT CTTGTTCAGTTGACATCATGGACAGCCAGACAATCCAAGCAAGACACTACAAGACCCTCCAAGAAATGTACAAGTccaaaaagccaaacaaagCTGCGGTAACTCATTTGCTGAACATGGAATTTGAGTCTCGAAGACGCTTCATCACCTCtgatgttttaaaggagcaagACAGAGCAACAAAGATTCTAGAGGCTTACCCTTGTTTCAGAGAACTGGATCAT gtgctggatgagctgcagcGAATCATCCAACCGACCAACTCCCAGTACATATCAGAGATGCAGAACAGATGGAAAACCTTCTAG